The following proteins come from a genomic window of Candidatus Nealsonbacteria bacterium:
- a CDS encoding PLD nuclease N-terminal domain-containing protein — MLKINKFKIILLIFILGLTISNTVLAQIKETCTVNGKEVSCDEMNSFLSDGAKGFLALGLGFFIVSLTVGLISFIFWLMMLIHAIKKPIESKPVWIILMIFTGIFGAIIYYFAVKRGFDKKVSPISQV, encoded by the coding sequence ATGTTGAAAATAAATAAATTCAAAATTATTTTATTAATTTTTATTTTAGGGCTTACGATAAGCAATACTGTTTTAGCTCAAATAAAAGAAACGTGTACCGTAAACGGTAAAGAGGTGTCTTGCGATGAAATGAATAGTTTTTTAAGTGATGGAGCGAAGGGCTTTTTAGCTTTAGGACTCGGTTTTTTTATAGTGAGTTTGACGGTAGGATTAATTTCTTTTATTTTTTGGTTGATGATGCTAATTCATGCCATTAAAAAGCCGATAGAAAGCAAGCCAGTTTGGATTATTTTAATGATATTTACCGGAATTTTTGGAGCGATTATTTATTACTTTGCAGTAAAAAGAGGATTTGATAAAAAAGTTTCACCCATTTCTCAAGTTTAA